From one Coffea eugenioides isolate CCC68of chromosome 11, Ceug_1.0, whole genome shotgun sequence genomic stretch:
- the LOC113752615 gene encoding uncharacterized protein LOC113752615: MLVSVKVTLLLLILVLSEGKLSNAYSPEGPKMAAGGCNAASIGEPLAADGSQNRSGLRKSALGGRKIRLEKVNGCGQYQETRVTSSRASVEEQRQMSVNVVKGKLRMRSLLSEKKKLGGFGAFTADYRGPMHHPPRNN; this comes from the exons ATGCTGGTATCTGTAAAGGTCACACTTCTGCTACTAATTTTAGTGCTGTCTGAAGGAAAGCTCTCAAATGCATATTCCCCGGAAG GTCCAAAAATGGCAGCTGGAGGATGCAATGCAGCTTCAATTGGAGAG CCATTAGCAGCAGATGGTTCGCAGAAtcgaagtggtttgagaaaatcTGCTTTGGGAGGACGCAAAATCAGGCTAGAGAAGGTGAATGGATGTGGCCAATATCAAGAAACTCGTGTAACATCATCAAGGGCAAGTGTTGAAGAGCAAAGGCAGATGTCTGTCAACGTTGTCAAAGGTAAGCTAAGGATGAGAAGCCTCCTCTCGGAAAAGAAGAAGTTGGGTGGATTTGGAGCTTTCACTGCTGATTATAGGGGACCGATGCACCATCCTCCTAGAAACAACTGA